One Acetobacter ghanensis DNA window includes the following coding sequences:
- the lysA gene encoding diaminopimelate decarboxylase: MADLPVHTDADPSLAELLATHPHLTTDPLCGLMFEGVPLNAIADAVGTPCWVLGAGTLRQRLRRMQTAMTDAGLDVGIHYAVKANDHLSVLSLIGREGYGVDIVSGGELARTQKAGIPAERVVFSGVGKSDAELEYAIGLGVGQINVESAEELDIISAIATRLGKQASITLRINPDVDAKTHAKITTGLAANKFGIPFDNAAALYARAFTLPGLKPVGFATHIGSQILSTAPYHAAYARVAELVRSVRASGLKVEVVDCGGGLGICYRNEVEGRPEALAAAMRAELGDLGVRLSIEPGRWPIGPAGVLLSSVILRKEEGLPGPFLVLDAAMNDMVRPSMYDAWHGILPLAPQAFGQPATPTHVVGPVCESGDTFARDRQLPPLGRASRIAILDTGAYGAVMSSTYNSRPLAAQVLIEDGQWTVIRHRQTLEELWQDEAMPAHPTGKV; encoded by the coding sequence ATGGCTGACTTACCTGTCCATACCGATGCTGATCCCTCGCTGGCGGAACTTCTGGCCACGCACCCACATCTGACAACAGACCCGCTATGCGGCCTGATGTTTGAGGGCGTTCCCCTTAACGCCATAGCCGATGCTGTTGGCACACCATGCTGGGTGCTGGGTGCTGGCACGCTCCGGCAACGCCTCCGGCGGATGCAGACCGCCATGACCGATGCCGGGCTGGATGTGGGTATCCATTACGCAGTTAAAGCGAATGACCATCTTTCCGTCCTGTCCCTTATCGGGCGGGAAGGATATGGCGTGGATATTGTAAGCGGTGGTGAACTGGCCCGTACGCAAAAAGCTGGCATTCCAGCCGAGCGGGTGGTTTTTTCCGGTGTGGGCAAAAGCGACGCCGAGCTGGAATATGCCATTGGTCTTGGCGTTGGCCAGATCAACGTGGAAAGCGCGGAAGAGCTGGACATTATTTCCGCCATTGCAACGCGCCTTGGCAAGCAGGCCAGCATAACACTGCGCATCAACCCCGATGTGGATGCCAAAACGCACGCCAAAATTACAACCGGGCTTGCCGCCAACAAGTTTGGCATCCCGTTTGACAACGCAGCCGCTCTGTATGCCCGCGCCTTTACTCTGCCGGGCCTTAAGCCAGTGGGGTTTGCAACCCATATTGGTAGCCAGATTCTCTCTACCGCCCCTTATCACGCAGCCTATGCCCGCGTGGCCGAACTGGTGCGCTCGGTCCGTGCCAGTGGGTTAAAGGTGGAGGTTGTGGACTGCGGCGGTGGTCTGGGCATCTGCTACCGCAATGAAGTGGAAGGCCGGCCAGAAGCACTGGCCGCCGCCATGCGGGCTGAACTGGGCGACCTTGGCGTCCGGTTAAGCATTGAGCCAGGCCGCTGGCCCATAGGCCCCGCTGGCGTGCTGCTAAGCAGTGTTATCCTGCGCAAGGAAGAAGGGCTGCCGGGGCCATTCCTTGTGCTGGATGCCGCCATGAACGACATGGTCCGCCCCAGCATGTATGATGCGTGGCACGGTATTCTTCCCCTTGCTCCGCAGGCCTTCGGCCAGCCAGCAACCCCCACGCATGTTGTTGGCCCAGTGTGTGAGAGTGGAGACACTTTTGCACGGGACCGGCAGCTCCCCCCGCTTGGCCGTGCATCCCGTATAGCCATTCTGGACACGGGCGCTTATGGTGCAGTTATGAGTTCCACCTACAATAGCCGTCCTCTGGCAGCGCAGGTTCTGATAGAAGACGGTCAATGGACGGTGATACGCCACCGGCAGACACTGGAAGAACTGTGGCAGGATGAAGCCATGCCAGCCCACCCGACCGGAAAAGTATGA
- the argH gene encoding argininosuccinate lyase has product MSLKNQPPAQSAPNANVQWGGRFAGGPSDIMQAINASISFDKALWKQDIAGSLAHAAMLAHVGIISKDDEAAIRKGLTEIGAEIAAGDFPFSEALEDIHMNIEARLSDRIGEAGKRLHTARSRNDQVATDFRLWVRDAIDGLDQQVASLMRALAQRALEHAADPMPGFTHLQTAQPVTFGHHLMAYVEMLARDRGRLADTRRRLNECPLGSAALAGTSFPIDRKMTAELLHFDRPTANSLDAVSDRDFALEYLSALSILAMHLSRMAEEIVIWCSSPFSFIRLSDAFTTGSSIMPQKRNPDAAELVRAKTGRINGSLIGLLTVMKGLPLAYAKDMQEDKEPVFAATDAAALSLAACDGMVRDMTANTAQMRALAGSGYSTATDIADWLVRVLKVPFRTAHHVTGRLVARAESKNIGLADLTLEEMQAEEPGITQDIYSVLSVDASIASRTSEGGTAGTNVAAQAKRWLDALSSSTSHKSEG; this is encoded by the coding sequence ATGTCTCTGAAGAACCAGCCCCCGGCCCAATCAGCCCCCAACGCCAATGTGCAGTGGGGCGGACGATTTGCGGGCGGCCCTTCGGACATTATGCAGGCCATCAACGCGTCCATCAGCTTTGATAAGGCGCTGTGGAAGCAGGACATTGCGGGTTCGCTGGCCCATGCCGCCATGCTTGCGCATGTGGGTATTATCTCGAAGGATGATGAAGCGGCCATCCGCAAAGGGCTGACCGAGATTGGCGCGGAAATTGCCGCGGGCGATTTTCCTTTTTCCGAAGCGCTGGAAGATATTCACATGAATATCGAAGCCCGCCTATCTGACCGGATTGGAGAAGCAGGCAAGCGCCTGCACACCGCCCGCTCACGCAATGACCAGGTTGCAACTGACTTCCGCCTTTGGGTGCGAGACGCCATAGACGGGCTGGACCAGCAGGTGGCCTCGCTCATGCGGGCACTGGCGCAGCGTGCGCTGGAACATGCGGCAGACCCCATGCCCGGCTTTACACACCTGCAAACCGCCCAGCCGGTAACCTTTGGCCACCACCTTATGGCCTACGTGGAAATGCTGGCCCGCGACCGGGGACGTCTGGCCGACACGCGCCGCCGCCTGAACGAATGCCCGCTAGGTTCTGCCGCCCTTGCAGGCACCTCCTTCCCCATTGATCGGAAGATGACGGCGGAACTTCTGCACTTTGACCGCCCAACCGCCAATTCGCTCGATGCGGTTTCGGACCGGGATTTTGCGCTGGAATACCTGTCCGCCCTCTCCATTCTGGCCATGCACCTCTCCCGCATGGCGGAAGAGATTGTCATCTGGTGTTCGTCCCCGTTCTCCTTCATCCGGCTGTCGGACGCATTTACCACCGGCTCCTCCATTATGCCGCAAAAGCGTAACCCGGATGCGGCCGAACTGGTCCGTGCCAAAACAGGCCGCATTAACGGCAGCCTGATCGGGCTTCTGACGGTCATGAAAGGTCTGCCGCTGGCCTATGCCAAGGACATGCAGGAAGACAAGGAACCCGTTTTTGCCGCAACCGATGCCGCTGCCCTGAGCCTTGCCGCGTGTGACGGCATGGTGCGCGACATGACCGCCAACACCGCGCAGATGCGCGCTCTGGCTGGTTCTGGCTATTCCACCGCGACCGACATCGCGGACTGGCTGGTGCGTGTGCTCAAGGTGCCGTTCCGCACCGCGCACCACGTTACAGGCCGCCTTGTAGCCCGTGCCGAAAGCAAGAATATTGGTCTTGCGGACCTGACACTGGAAGAAATGCAGGCAGAAGAACCCGGCATTACGCAGGACATCTACTCCGTGCTGAGCGTGGATGCCTCCATTGCATCCCGCACGAGCGAAGGCGGAACAGCCGGCACCAACGTTGCCGCTCAGGCAAAGCGTTGGCTTGATGCCCTGTCCTCTTCAACCTCCCATAAATCTGAAGGGTAA